The Diaphorobacter ruginosibacter genome contains a region encoding:
- a CDS encoding gluconate 2-dehydrogenase subunit 3 family protein, protein MKLNPFKPAGQAANDASPGHEPAMRVLDKAPRVQRRGFLRGSGLGAIGVVVLPAAPALSKEAARALTADQSFTHLGKHAGRTLVRMARDIYPHDKLPDKFYVQAEAPYDGLAKKDAALKKLLVEGLQDLDQRARKQHGTPYLQVKAESDRVALLRGIESTPFFKKIQGDLVTGLYNNKELWPLFGYEGSSWQKGGYLHRGFDDLDWL, encoded by the coding sequence ATGAAACTCAATCCATTCAAGCCGGCGGGGCAGGCGGCGAACGATGCATCGCCCGGGCACGAGCCTGCGATGCGCGTGCTCGACAAGGCACCCCGCGTGCAGCGCCGCGGCTTCCTGCGCGGCAGCGGCCTGGGGGCCATCGGCGTGGTGGTGTTGCCGGCCGCACCGGCCCTGTCCAAGGAGGCGGCCAGGGCGCTGACGGCGGATCAGAGCTTCACGCATCTCGGCAAGCACGCGGGCCGTACGCTGGTGCGCATGGCGCGTGACATCTATCCGCACGACAAGCTCCCGGACAAGTTCTACGTGCAGGCCGAAGCTCCCTATGACGGCCTTGCGAAGAAGGATGCGGCGCTCAAGAAGCTGCTCGTCGAAGGCCTCCAGGACCTGGACCAGCGCGCGAGGAAGCAGCATGGCACGCCCTACCTGCAGGTGAAGGCCGAGAGCGACCGCGTGGCGCTGCTCAGGGGCATCGAGTCGACGCCATTCTTCAAGAAGATCCAGGGTGACCTCGTCACCGGCCTCTACAACAACAAGGAGCTGTGGCCGCTGTTCGGCTACGAGGGCTCGTCGTGGCAGAAGGGCGGCTATCTGCACCGCGGCTTCGACGATCTCGACTGGCTCTGA
- a CDS encoding cobalamin B12-binding domain-containing protein: MAARPPRVIVTKIGFDGHDRGSRVISATLRDAGMEVIYTPPWQEIATVVKLATEEDADVIGISSLATDHLIIPQLMDALRNAGLSDVQVIVGGIVPAKDEARLLEAGVARVFHPGAALDDVVTDVIALTAKRRQLQGESA; the protein is encoded by the coding sequence ATGGCAGCTCGTCCGCCTAGGGTGATTGTCACGAAGATTGGATTTGACGGGCATGACAGAGGCAGCCGCGTCATCTCCGCCACCCTTCGCGACGCAGGCATGGAGGTGATCTACACCCCGCCATGGCAGGAGATCGCCACCGTCGTCAAGCTGGCAACGGAAGAGGATGCCGACGTCATCGGTATTTCCTCTCTCGCGACGGACCACCTGATCATTCCCCAGCTCATGGACGCGTTGAGGAACGCCGGGCTGTCGGATGTCCAGGTCATCGTGGGCGGCATCGTGCCCGCCAAGGATGAAGCCAGGCTGCTTGAAGCGGGCGTTGCCCGGGTCTTCCATCCCGGTGCCGCACTGGATGACGTCGTCACCGACGTCATCGCCCTCACCGCGAAGCGCCGCCAATTGCAAGGGGAATCAGCATGA
- a CDS encoding biotin/lipoyl-containing protein, with the protein MTDIVLSLDAWQDVEPGTEALVEDWLVQVGDAVKAGQPVASVVVVKSSHEVLAPEDGVIDSILVAAEGTFKPGQALGTLRSGA; encoded by the coding sequence ATGACCGATATCGTTCTCTCTCTGGATGCCTGGCAGGATGTGGAACCCGGCACCGAAGCACTGGTCGAGGACTGGCTGGTCCAGGTGGGCGATGCGGTGAAGGCCGGGCAACCCGTCGCGAGCGTCGTGGTGGTCAAGTCCAGCCACGAGGTGCTGGCTCCGGAGGACGGCGTGATCGACTCCATCCTGGTAGCCGCCGAAGGCACGTTCAAGCCCGGCCAGGCTCTGGGCACGCTGCGGAGCGGCGCATGA
- a CDS encoding lipoate--protein ligase family protein, with protein MNCAAGLQQAAALDELLQVPVAVQEQLWNEQQLDSPVAQPQLRLWRYSDPAIVLGCSQRKLLGQEQADPHLPVLIRQSGGGAVLTGPWMLGISAVLPAGHPLVQGGPVAGYRWFGEVIAQALTDCGVQAVALDPRVLHERYAGGQRKVDWACFGGLSPWEVLADGRKIAGLAQVRRRAGVLLVGGVLVEPSPWPLLCSALGGSALDAARLATTTISCTECAGELFERGRWTELLEQRLREAMSAQVAHPIDS; from the coding sequence ATGAACTGCGCGGCCGGCCTGCAGCAGGCGGCGGCCCTCGACGAGCTGCTGCAGGTGCCCGTGGCCGTGCAGGAGCAACTGTGGAACGAGCAGCAGCTCGATAGCCCGGTCGCGCAGCCGCAACTGCGCCTGTGGCGCTACAGCGATCCGGCCATTGTGCTGGGGTGCTCGCAGCGCAAGCTGCTGGGGCAGGAGCAGGCCGATCCGCACCTGCCCGTGCTGATCCGCCAGTCTGGTGGCGGAGCGGTGCTCACCGGCCCGTGGATGCTGGGGATCTCGGCCGTCCTGCCTGCCGGTCATCCGCTGGTGCAGGGCGGGCCGGTGGCCGGCTACCGATGGTTCGGCGAGGTGATCGCGCAGGCGCTCACGGACTGCGGCGTGCAGGCCGTTGCGCTCGACCCCCGGGTGCTGCACGAGCGCTATGCCGGCGGCCAGCGCAAGGTGGACTGGGCCTGCTTCGGCGGCCTGTCTCCCTGGGAGGTCCTGGCGGACGGCAGGAAGATCGCCGGCCTTGCGCAGGTGCGGCGACGTGCGGGCGTGCTGCTCGTGGGTGGCGTGCTGGTCGAGCCGTCGCCCTGGCCCCTGCTGTGCTCCGCGCTGGGGGGCTCGGCGCTGGACGCCGCGCGGTTGGCCACCACCACGATCAGTTGCACCGAATGCGCGGGAGAGCTCTTCGAGCGCGGGCGCTGGACGGAGCTGCTTGAGCAGCGGCTGCGCGAGGCCATGAGCGCGCAGGTCGCCCATCCCATCGATTCATAA
- a CDS encoding alpha-ketoacid dehydrogenase subunit beta encodes MKTRKLTMAQAIAEAIGQEIERDDNVFVLGEDVGKYGGIFGATGGLLAKHGKDRIMDTPISETAFIGTAIGAAAEGMRPIAELMFVDFFGVCMDMIYNHMAKNTYMAGGNIQLPMVLMSAIGGGYNDAAQHSQCLYATFAHMPGMKVVVPSNAYDAKGLMTQAIRDNNPVVFLFHKGIMGLPWMSYFEGSTNEVPEESYAIPFGQAKCVREGSDVTIVTLSQMVQKSILAAEKLAAEGIAAEIIDLRTIVPLDRESVLKSVRKTGRLLVVDEDYLSFGLSGEIAALVGEHLDTVQLKAPIRRLAVPDVPIPFSRPLEQFVIPQVDTIAAAARQIVGARQIEGALA; translated from the coding sequence ATGAAAACACGCAAACTCACCATGGCCCAGGCGATTGCCGAGGCCATCGGCCAGGAGATCGAACGCGACGACAACGTGTTCGTTCTGGGCGAAGACGTGGGCAAGTACGGCGGCATCTTCGGTGCCACCGGCGGCCTGCTCGCCAAGCACGGCAAGGATCGCATCATGGACACGCCGATCTCGGAGACGGCGTTCATCGGCACGGCGATCGGTGCCGCCGCCGAAGGCATGCGACCCATCGCCGAGCTCATGTTCGTCGACTTCTTCGGCGTGTGCATGGACATGATCTACAACCACATGGCCAAGAACACCTACATGGCCGGCGGCAACATCCAGCTGCCCATGGTGCTCATGTCGGCCATCGGCGGCGGGTACAACGACGCGGCCCAGCACTCGCAGTGCCTGTACGCCACGTTCGCCCACATGCCCGGCATGAAGGTGGTCGTTCCGTCCAACGCCTACGACGCCAAGGGCCTCATGACGCAGGCCATCCGCGACAACAACCCGGTCGTGTTCCTGTTCCACAAGGGGATCATGGGACTGCCCTGGATGTCGTACTTCGAGGGCAGTACCAACGAGGTTCCCGAAGAGTCCTACGCGATTCCTTTCGGCCAGGCGAAGTGCGTGCGCGAGGGGAGCGACGTCACCATCGTGACGCTGAGCCAGATGGTGCAGAAATCCATCCTCGCAGCCGAGAAGCTCGCGGCCGAAGGCATCGCCGCGGAGATCATCGATCTGCGCACCATCGTGCCGCTGGATCGTGAATCGGTGCTGAAGTCCGTGCGCAAGACCGGGCGCCTGCTGGTGGTCGACGAGGACTACCTGAGCTTCGGCCTGTCGGGCGAGATCGCGGCGCTGGTCGGCGAGCACCTGGACACCGTGCAGCTCAAGGCACCGATCCGTCGCCTGGCCGTGCCGGACGTGCCGATTCCCTTCAGCCGCCCGCTGGAGCAGTTCGTGATTCCCCAGGTCGACACCATTGCCGCCGCCGCGCGGCAGATCGTCGGCGCTCGCCAGATCGAAGGAGCACTCGCATGA
- a CDS encoding acyl-CoA mutase large subunit family protein, which yields MSADILNIKQAAAPEGLRKWEREFTQGVKADATTFNRSGIPIKPLYTQRDWTGERQDEALGYPGQYPYTRGIYATMYRGRSWSQRQLIGLGVPEDYNQRVKEILDLGASALSLIPCNSVFRGYDADEVPHELLGTCGTVINHVKDMDTALDGVPIGDLSTAMNDPSPFTLLAFELAVARRRGIPWTRITGTSNQSDCISHFVANHMFFRLALQGARRVVIDHIKFCNAYVPNWNPLSIVGQHMQQAGATPAEAMAFTLASGIQYAEDCIAAGMDPDQFLPRFTFFFDISVSLFEEVAKFRAGRRIWARLCRERFGAKDPRSWRFKFHGQTSGVDLTRQQPLNNIARVTTQAMAGILGGLQSLHTDGYDEVFSTPTAEAARIAVATQNILREEAHLTDVIDPLGGSYYIESLTDDMEAKINKIIAMIDEVGGMYNAVEKGMVQQMIGDSALAFQKQVDSGSQTVVGVNAYQTEEDPGTYPSLEYPEPARMQGYLQRLAQFKRERSNADVDAALTALARSTEGRNANVFEHVVKAAEAGATHGEICGTLRKELGFGHPLTMV from the coding sequence ATGAGCGCCGACATTCTGAACATCAAGCAGGCTGCAGCACCCGAAGGACTGCGCAAATGGGAAAGGGAATTCACCCAGGGGGTGAAGGCCGATGCCACCACGTTCAACCGCTCCGGCATTCCCATCAAGCCGCTTTACACGCAGCGGGACTGGACCGGCGAGCGCCAGGACGAGGCACTTGGCTACCCCGGCCAGTATCCCTACACGCGCGGCATCTATGCCACCATGTACAGGGGAAGGAGCTGGTCCCAGCGCCAGCTGATCGGCCTGGGGGTTCCGGAGGACTACAACCAGCGCGTCAAGGAAATCCTGGACCTCGGGGCATCCGCGCTGTCCCTCATTCCCTGCAACTCCGTGTTCCGCGGATACGATGCCGACGAGGTGCCCCACGAACTGCTGGGCACTTGCGGTACGGTGATCAATCACGTCAAGGACATGGACACCGCGCTCGACGGCGTGCCGATCGGCGACCTGTCCACGGCCATGAACGATCCCTCGCCGTTCACGCTGCTGGCCTTTGAGCTGGCAGTGGCGAGGCGTCGCGGCATCCCCTGGACCAGGATCACCGGAACCTCCAACCAGAGCGACTGCATTTCCCATTTCGTCGCCAACCACATGTTCTTTCGCCTGGCGCTTCAAGGCGCAAGGCGCGTGGTGATCGATCACATCAAGTTCTGCAACGCATACGTTCCCAACTGGAATCCGCTCTCCATCGTCGGCCAGCACATGCAGCAGGCGGGCGCGACGCCGGCCGAGGCCATGGCATTCACGCTGGCGTCCGGCATCCAGTATGCGGAAGACTGCATTGCAGCGGGCATGGACCCGGACCAGTTCCTGCCACGCTTCACCTTCTTCTTCGACATCTCGGTCAGCCTGTTCGAGGAGGTTGCAAAGTTCCGGGCAGGAAGAAGGATCTGGGCACGGCTGTGCCGCGAACGATTCGGAGCGAAGGACCCACGCTCGTGGCGATTCAAGTTCCACGGCCAGACGTCGGGCGTGGATCTCACCCGGCAGCAGCCACTCAACAACATCGCCCGTGTCACGACGCAGGCCATGGCGGGCATCCTGGGGGGGTTGCAGTCCCTGCACACCGACGGCTATGACGAAGTGTTCTCCACCCCCACGGCCGAGGCCGCGCGCATCGCCGTGGCAACGCAGAACATCCTGCGCGAGGAAGCCCACCTCACCGATGTCATCGATCCGCTGGGCGGCTCCTACTACATCGAATCGCTCACCGACGATATGGAGGCAAAGATCAACAAGATCATCGCCATGATCGACGAGGTGGGCGGCATGTACAACGCCGTGGAAAAGGGCATGGTCCAGCAGATGATCGGAGACTCCGCCCTCGCGTTTCAGAAGCAGGTGGATTCAGGCAGCCAGACCGTGGTGGGCGTCAACGCCTACCAGACGGAGGAAGACCCCGGAACCTATCCGTCGCTGGAGTATCCCGAACCCGCGCGGATGCAGGGCTATCTCCAGCGGCTGGCCCAGTTCAAGCGGGAGCGCTCGAACGCCGACGTGGATGCCGCATTGACTGCGCTGGCACGCTCGACGGAAGGCCGGAATGCCAACGTATTCGAGCATGTGGTCAAGGCCGCTGAGGCCGGCGCGACCCACGGGGAAATTTGCGGCACGCTGCGCAAGGAACTCGGATTCGGCCATCCACTCACCATGGTCTGA
- a CDS encoding thiamine pyrophosphate-dependent dehydrogenase E1 component subunit alpha: MNASTERKLWMYEKMIEIREYEETMVRVYMEGKLPPHIQKGLAFDIGSGPVPGEMHLAAGQEPVAVGVCAHLTDNDTVVGAHRSHHFAIAKGVPLKPMTAEMFGKETGLGKGKGGHMHLFDAAHKFSCSGIVGASMPPACGAALAAKKRGKDWVAVAFFGEGATNQGAFHESLNLAALWQLPVLFVCEDNKYAISVEKTESTSVEWNADRASAYGMPGVLVKENDAVAVYEAAGEAIARARRGGGPTLLEVKTDRYLGHFQGDPEVYRTKGETTTLRANDPIPRIAEQLRAAGELTDAVEQQIRQRVSARVAEAYEYGRASPYPKPEDALLHVFN, from the coding sequence ATGAATGCAAGCACCGAGCGCAAGCTGTGGATGTACGAGAAGATGATCGAGATCCGGGAATATGAAGAGACCATGGTCCGGGTCTACATGGAGGGCAAGCTGCCGCCCCACATCCAGAAGGGACTGGCCTTCGACATCGGCTCCGGGCCGGTGCCGGGCGAGATGCATCTCGCCGCTGGCCAGGAGCCGGTTGCGGTGGGGGTCTGCGCGCACCTGACGGACAACGACACGGTGGTCGGCGCCCATCGCTCCCACCACTTCGCCATCGCCAAGGGCGTACCGCTCAAGCCGATGACGGCCGAGATGTTCGGCAAGGAGACGGGGCTTGGCAAAGGCAAGGGCGGTCACATGCATCTGTTCGATGCGGCGCACAAGTTCAGCTGCAGCGGCATCGTGGGCGCGAGCATGCCCCCCGCATGCGGCGCGGCCCTGGCGGCCAAGAAGCGCGGCAAGGACTGGGTGGCCGTGGCGTTCTTTGGCGAGGGCGCAACCAACCAGGGAGCCTTCCACGAATCACTGAACCTCGCTGCGCTCTGGCAACTGCCCGTGCTGTTCGTCTGCGAGGACAACAAGTACGCGATTTCGGTGGAGAAGACCGAGTCGACCTCGGTGGAGTGGAACGCCGACCGTGCCAGCGCGTACGGCATGCCCGGGGTGCTGGTGAAGGAGAACGATGCCGTGGCGGTCTACGAGGCCGCCGGTGAGGCCATCGCACGGGCGCGCAGGGGTGGCGGGCCCACGCTCCTGGAGGTCAAGACCGACCGCTATCTCGGCCACTTCCAGGGCGACCCCGAGGTGTACCGCACCAAGGGCGAGACCACGACGCTGCGCGCCAACGACCCGATCCCGCGCATCGCCGAACAGCTGCGCGCGGCGGGCGAACTCACGGATGCCGTGGAGCAGCAGATCCGCCAGCGCGTCAGCGCCCGTGTGGCGGAGGCCTACGAATACGGCCGCGCAAGCCCCTATCCGAAGCCGGAGGACGCGCTGCTGCACGTCTTCAACTGA
- a CDS encoding TetR/AcrR family transcriptional regulator → MNSKRTTTRSPRADNRLPELLNAAARHFGSRGYAATSMRDIALETNMLPGSMYYHFPSKEALLVAVYSEGVRELELATAAALEKERDPWSRLEALCRAHLETVLSDSNYANVLIRVLPDDIPEAAERLRAVRESYEQTFRDAVEQLPLVPRADRHALRLMLIGALNWTALWFNPQGRDSPRALARKFVGLIKETQDGSSSA, encoded by the coding sequence ATGAACTCCAAACGCACCACCACGCGGTCGCCACGGGCAGACAACCGGCTTCCGGAATTGCTGAATGCAGCAGCACGGCACTTCGGCAGCCGCGGCTACGCGGCGACCTCCATGCGCGACATCGCCCTGGAGACCAACATGCTTCCGGGATCGATGTACTACCACTTCCCTTCCAAGGAAGCGCTGCTCGTGGCGGTCTACAGCGAGGGCGTCAGGGAGCTGGAATTAGCAACCGCGGCGGCGCTGGAGAAGGAACGCGACCCGTGGAGCCGCCTCGAGGCGTTGTGCCGGGCACACCTGGAAACCGTGCTCAGCGACAGCAACTACGCAAACGTCCTCATCCGCGTCTTGCCTGACGACATTCCGGAAGCCGCCGAGCGCCTGCGCGCCGTGCGCGAGAGCTACGAGCAGACCTTTCGCGACGCAGTGGAGCAACTGCCGCTCGTGCCCCGCGCAGATCGCCACGCGCTGCGCCTGATGCTGATCGGCGCGCTCAACTGGACAGCGCTGTGGTTCAACCCCCAGGGACGCGATTCCCCACGCGCACTGGCAAGGAAGTTTGTGGGGCTCATAAAGGAGACACAAGATGGCAGCTCGTCCGCCTAG
- a CDS encoding dihydrolipoamide acetyltransferase family protein, with protein MTAPAASVEVTGVAGVAAAALPVIPLKGLRGAIARNMSRGWQAPRVAMGVDVDVASCMAELTLRNARDGAERMTFTTCVLKAVALALREHERMNAWLLDDGIQCQPGVHLGLAVALDEGLMVPMIRDADTKPLEELARETRELASGARAGKLTPKAYQGATFTVTNLGMTGIDWFTPVLNAPQVGILGVSSVREQPVVREDQVQISAVTTLTLVFDHRAIDGYPAALFLRSVQEHLQSPQRLWSAA; from the coding sequence ATGACAGCCCCGGCTGCCTCCGTGGAGGTGACCGGCGTGGCTGGCGTGGCGGCGGCGGCGCTCCCCGTCATTCCCCTCAAGGGCCTGCGCGGCGCGATCGCCCGCAACATGAGCCGGGGCTGGCAGGCCCCGCGCGTGGCCATGGGGGTGGACGTGGACGTGGCCTCCTGCATGGCCGAGCTCACGTTGCGCAACGCCCGCGACGGCGCCGAGCGCATGACGTTCACCACCTGTGTGCTGAAGGCCGTCGCGCTGGCCCTGCGCGAGCACGAACGCATGAACGCCTGGCTGCTCGATGACGGCATTCAGTGCCAGCCGGGTGTCCACCTCGGGCTGGCCGTGGCGCTCGACGAGGGACTGATGGTGCCGATGATCCGCGATGCGGACACCAAGCCGCTTGAGGAATTGGCACGCGAAACGCGGGAGCTGGCCAGCGGGGCGCGCGCCGGCAAACTCACGCCCAAGGCCTACCAGGGGGCGACCTTCACCGTGACCAACCTGGGCATGACGGGCATCGACTGGTTCACGCCAGTGCTCAATGCGCCGCAGGTGGGCATCCTGGGGGTGAGCAGCGTACGCGAGCAGCCGGTGGTGCGCGAGGACCAGGTCCAGATCTCCGCCGTCACCACGCTGACGCTGGTGTTCGATCACCGCGCGATCGACGGCTATCCGGCGGCGCTGTTCCTGCGCAGCGTGCAGGAGCATCTGCAGTCGCCGCAGCGCCTGTGGAGTGCAGCATGA